The following proteins are encoded in a genomic region of Cyclonatronum proteinivorum:
- the pnp gene encoding polyribonucleotide nucleotidyltransferase yields the protein MKADFKSVEFAANKTLSIETGRLAKQAHGSVVARLGDTMVLATAVVAAEPRAGQAFFPLTVEFRESYAAGGKFPGGFIKREGRPSEKEILSARLIDRTIRPLFPDGFMNETQVICQVISSDGQNDADVIAPVAASLALHLSDAPFAGPMAQVRIGRIFGEYVVNPTVDELATADLDLTVGGLKDSIVMVEGEMQEVSEEEMLEAIQVAHEAIKKLCAFQDEVREAHGKEKREVVIEKPDETLVGKVKELVGDRFYTTSKAQLGKKAYSEAIKAIYDEVKAALAEEYPEQEQAIDSICHDIQQDAIRTMMLKDRIRIDGRESDVIRDIWTEVGYLPRTHGSAIFTRGETQSLVTVTLGTKRDEQAVDTLFDTDSKRFMLNYNFPPYCTGEAKMMRGVSRREIGHGNLAERALKVMAPSTEEFGYTIRVVSDILESNGSSSMASVCGGSMALMDAGVPMKKPVAGIAMGLCMGEDGDYIVLSDISGEEDHFGDMDFKITGTADGITACQMDIKVQGITAEVMLEALKQAKAGRLHILERMAESISAPRQSISKYAPSFTRYEVDSDMIGAIIGPGGKVIQAIQKETGTEIIIEEVDNKGIVTIAADSAEKAEAALSKIKAIAGKPEEGEVYEGTVRSIKEYGAFVEIMPGKDGLLHISEIAHERIRNVEDVLQEGQKIQVKLVRVEPGGKMRLSMKALIEK from the coding sequence ATGAAAGCAGATTTTAAATCAGTAGAATTCGCAGCAAACAAAACCCTGAGCATTGAAACCGGTCGTCTCGCCAAGCAGGCACACGGCAGCGTAGTTGCACGCCTTGGGGATACCATGGTACTCGCAACAGCTGTTGTTGCAGCAGAACCCCGCGCAGGTCAGGCCTTCTTTCCGCTCACCGTTGAGTTTCGCGAGAGCTATGCCGCCGGTGGAAAATTCCCGGGCGGATTTATCAAGCGGGAAGGTCGTCCTTCAGAAAAAGAAATTCTCTCAGCCCGACTTATTGACCGTACCATTCGCCCGCTGTTTCCGGACGGATTCATGAATGAAACGCAGGTGATTTGTCAGGTTATTTCTTCCGACGGTCAGAATGACGCCGATGTTATTGCACCGGTTGCCGCTTCCCTCGCCCTGCATCTTTCCGACGCGCCTTTCGCAGGTCCGATGGCGCAGGTTCGCATCGGCCGTATCTTTGGCGAATATGTCGTGAACCCAACCGTCGATGAACTCGCAACAGCTGATCTCGACCTTACCGTTGGCGGTCTGAAAGACAGCATTGTGATGGTAGAAGGCGAAATGCAGGAAGTTTCCGAAGAGGAAATGCTCGAAGCCATTCAGGTCGCGCACGAAGCTATTAAGAAGCTGTGTGCTTTTCAGGATGAAGTCCGCGAAGCGCATGGAAAAGAGAAACGCGAAGTCGTTATCGAAAAGCCGGATGAAACTCTCGTAGGCAAAGTTAAGGAACTCGTAGGAGACCGCTTTTACACAACCTCTAAAGCGCAGCTTGGCAAAAAAGCATATTCTGAAGCCATCAAAGCAATCTATGACGAAGTGAAAGCCGCACTTGCGGAAGAATACCCCGAGCAGGAGCAAGCCATAGACAGCATCTGCCACGATATTCAGCAGGACGCCATTCGCACCATGATGCTGAAAGACCGTATCCGCATTGATGGCCGTGAATCTGATGTGATACGCGATATTTGGACAGAAGTAGGGTACCTGCCCCGTACGCACGGATCCGCTATTTTTACGCGTGGCGAAACGCAATCGCTTGTTACCGTAACGCTTGGTACAAAACGTGACGAGCAGGCGGTCGACACCCTGTTCGACACCGATTCAAAGCGTTTCATGCTGAATTACAACTTCCCGCCCTACTGTACGGGTGAAGCCAAAATGATGCGCGGTGTCAGCCGTCGCGAAATTGGTCATGGTAATCTGGCAGAGCGGGCCCTGAAAGTCATGGCGCCTTCCACCGAGGAATTCGGATACACAATCCGTGTCGTCAGCGATATTCTGGAAAGCAACGGTTCTTCTTCCATGGCTTCTGTTTGTGGTGGTTCAATGGCCCTCATGGACGCGGGGGTACCGATGAAAAAGCCGGTTGCAGGTATTGCAATGGGACTTTGTATGGGAGAAGACGGCGATTACATCGTGCTCTCCGATATTTCCGGTGAAGAAGATCACTTCGGTGACATGGACTTCAAAATCACAGGAACCGCTGATGGTATCACGGCCTGTCAGATGGATATCAAGGTACAGGGGATCACCGCTGAAGTTATGCTTGAAGCTCTCAAGCAGGCTAAAGCAGGGCGCCTGCACATTCTCGAGCGTATGGCCGAAAGCATTTCTGCCCCCCGTCAGAGTATTTCCAAGTACGCACCAAGCTTTACCCGCTACGAAGTGGATTCCGATATGATCGGAGCCATTATTGGCCCGGGTGGTAAGGTGATTCAGGCGATTCAGAAAGAAACCGGCACGGAAATTATTATTGAAGAAGTTGATAATAAAGGTATCGTGACCATTGCTGCCGACAGCGCTGAAAAAGCAGAAGCTGCACTTTCAAAAATTAAAGCCATCGCCGGTAAGCCGGAAGAAGGCGAAGTTTATGAAGGAACTGTACGCTCCATTAAAGAGTACGGTGCCTTTGTAGAAATCATGCCGGGCAAAGATGGTTTGCTCCATATCTCAGAGATTGCGCACGAACGCATCCGCAACGTCGAAGACGTGCTTCAGGAAGGCCAGAAAATTCAGGTCAAGCTTGTACGCGTAGAGCCGGGCGGAAAAATGCGTCTGTCCATGAAAGCCCTGATTGAGAAATAG
- a CDS encoding M16 family metallopeptidase: MTRYPQDTIQKTTLPNGLRIVTETIPSVRSISCGVWVKTGSRHESDREAGITHFLEHMLFKGTENRTAYDIVQTMESVGGFLNAFTSLEHTCYYTRCLDTEKERAIDVLSDMVLRSTFPPEEIEKEKKVVIEEMKMYRDSPEDYIFEIFNGLMFENHPLGRPILGFEHTVNAFDQQALKSYLAQRYNPANTVLSVAGNVDHDEIVTLATRYFTVDSSPYKPVEDLPLSTFVKQHKRVSRAIEQTHLVLGRRSLGINHANRYELLLANTLLSGGMSARLNQNIREKYGYCYSVASFNQAYHDTGLFGVYAGTDESYAEHVQQLIYDELVRLGTETVPDKELSEAKSQLKGKLLLGQENMSNRMTRLAKSELYFDRYISLDELVLHIDAVTSTEIRNFAQDFFNPEFFTETILVPES, translated from the coding sequence ATGACACGTTATCCGCAGGATACCATCCAAAAAACAACCCTGCCGAATGGTCTCCGAATCGTAACCGAAACCATACCATCCGTCCGCAGTATTTCCTGCGGGGTCTGGGTAAAGACGGGCAGCCGCCACGAGAGCGACAGGGAAGCTGGTATTACGCACTTTTTGGAACACATGCTGTTCAAAGGCACCGAAAACAGAACGGCCTACGACATCGTCCAAACCATGGAATCGGTCGGCGGTTTCCTCAACGCATTTACCTCGCTTGAACACACCTGTTATTACACCCGCTGCCTCGACACCGAGAAAGAGCGCGCTATTGATGTACTTTCCGATATGGTGCTGCGCTCAACTTTTCCGCCCGAAGAAATTGAAAAGGAAAAAAAGGTTGTCATCGAAGAGATGAAAATGTACCGGGACTCGCCGGAAGACTACATTTTCGAGATATTTAACGGCCTCATGTTTGAAAATCATCCGCTTGGACGTCCCATACTTGGTTTTGAGCATACGGTCAATGCATTCGATCAGCAGGCACTGAAATCCTATCTTGCCCAGCGCTACAATCCCGCCAATACGGTACTTTCAGTGGCCGGCAACGTTGATCACGATGAGATAGTGACGCTTGCTACCCGTTATTTTACCGTGGATTCTTCCCCCTACAAACCCGTCGAAGACCTGCCGTTAAGTACTTTTGTGAAGCAGCATAAGCGGGTAAGCCGTGCTATTGAGCAGACGCACCTTGTACTTGGGCGCCGGTCGCTTGGTATCAACCATGCAAACCGCTACGAACTTCTTCTTGCCAACACCTTGCTTAGCGGCGGGATGAGTGCGCGCCTCAATCAGAATATCCGTGAGAAATACGGCTACTGTTACTCGGTTGCTTCCTTCAATCAGGCGTATCATGATACCGGCCTGTTTGGGGTTTATGCCGGCACCGACGAGAGCTACGCGGAACATGTGCAGCAGCTTATTTACGACGAACTTGTGCGCTTAGGAACTGAAACAGTGCCGGATAAGGAACTGAGCGAAGCCAAATCGCAGCTCAAGGGCAAGCTCCTTCTCGGGCAGGAAAATATGAGCAACCGCATGACAAGGCTTGCCAAGAGTGAGCTTTACTTTGACCGCTATATCTCTCTCGATGAGCTCGTACTGCATATCGACGCGGTAACTTCGACAGAGATTCGTAACTTCGCCCAGGATTTTTTCAACCCGGAATTTTTCACCGAAACGATTTTAGTACCAGAATCATGA
- a CDS encoding asparagine--tRNA ligase yields the protein MTAENISTIQNLHQFDGQTATLQGWVQNIRSSKSLIFVIMRDGSGLCQCIVSKADVADEVWEQAGTLTQESSLRIKGNIRKDDRSVSGYELHVQELEIIQIAQDYPITPKEHGVEFLMENRHLWLRSQRQWAAMRVRNRIIFAIHEFFQQQGFVQLDAPIFTGNAAEGTTNLFETDYFDQKAYLSQSGQLYGEAMALAHGKIYTFGPTFRAEKSKTRRHLTEFWMVEPEMAFYDLKMNMDLAEDMVVFIVEAVLRDCRSELETLGRDITKLEQVKKPFPRITYTEAVELLSGDKTKELLDTMERENKQALESISKEIPELEAEHGQAKKGRKFQIDRRLKLLRAQREEAEENLRNLPVWRKSALETKWGDDFGGSDETLLTMHFDRPIMVHGYPAEIKAFYMKRDPNDDRVALGVDVLAPEGYGEMIGGAQREDDLETLRTRIAEHELDESVFSWYLDLRRFGTVPHSGFGLGLERTVAWICGLSHVRETIPFPRMLGRLTP from the coding sequence ATGACAGCTGAAAACATATCAACAATACAAAATCTGCATCAGTTTGACGGACAGACCGCAACGTTGCAGGGGTGGGTGCAAAACATCAGAAGCAGCAAGTCTCTCATATTCGTGATCATGCGCGACGGTTCCGGTCTGTGTCAGTGCATTGTCTCAAAAGCAGATGTTGCTGATGAAGTCTGGGAGCAGGCGGGCACCCTCACGCAGGAATCTTCGCTGCGCATAAAAGGAAATATCAGGAAAGATGATCGCAGCGTGAGCGGATACGAACTGCATGTGCAGGAGCTTGAAATTATTCAGATTGCACAGGATTACCCCATCACTCCCAAAGAACACGGCGTAGAGTTTCTGATGGAAAACCGGCACCTCTGGCTTCGGAGTCAGCGGCAGTGGGCGGCCATGCGGGTACGCAATCGCATTATTTTTGCCATACATGAATTCTTTCAGCAGCAGGGTTTCGTGCAGCTCGACGCGCCCATTTTTACCGGGAATGCTGCCGAAGGCACAACCAATCTGTTTGAGACCGATTACTTTGATCAGAAAGCCTACCTCAGCCAGTCAGGTCAGCTTTACGGGGAAGCCATGGCGCTTGCACACGGCAAAATTTACACCTTCGGTCCAACCTTCCGGGCTGAGAAAAGCAAAACCCGGCGTCACCTTACTGAATTTTGGATGGTAGAACCCGAAATGGCTTTCTACGATCTGAAGATGAACATGGACCTGGCTGAAGACATGGTCGTATTCATTGTAGAAGCAGTACTTCGTGACTGCCGCAGCGAGCTGGAAACCCTTGGCAGAGACATCACCAAGCTCGAGCAGGTCAAAAAGCCGTTTCCGCGGATAACCTACACCGAAGCCGTTGAATTGCTTTCAGGTGACAAAACGAAGGAGCTTCTGGATACCATGGAGCGCGAAAACAAGCAGGCGCTCGAATCCATCAGCAAGGAAATACCGGAGCTGGAAGCAGAGCATGGGCAGGCCAAGAAAGGACGTAAGTTTCAGATCGACCGCCGCCTTAAACTGTTGCGTGCGCAGCGGGAAGAAGCAGAAGAAAACCTTCGAAATCTGCCGGTATGGCGGAAGTCAGCGCTCGAAACCAAATGGGGTGATGATTTTGGCGGCAGCGACGAAACCTTGCTGACCATGCATTTCGATCGACCGATAATGGTGCACGGTTACCCGGCTGAAATCAAGGCCTTTTACATGAAACGTGACCCTAACGATGACCGCGTTGCCCTCGGTGTAGATGTACTCGCACCCGAAGGTTATGGCGAAATGATTGGCGGTGCGCAGCGGGAAGACGACCTCGAAACCCTGCGTACCCGCATTGCTGAGCATGAGCTTGATGAAAGCGTGTTCTCATGGTATCTCGATCTGCGCCGCTTTGGCACAGTGCCGCACAGCGGTTTCGGCCTCGGTCTCGAACGCACGGTAGCCTGGATTTGCGGACTCAGTCACGTCCGGGAAACCATCCCCTTCCCGCGCATGCTGGGCCGTCTGACACCTTAA
- the holA gene encoding DNA polymerase III subunit delta, with translation MAKRSNNVSPQQEFARIIQELDSGTFKPVYFLCGDEPFFIDRIQEKIDSLIPEHSRVFDYEILYGATHDPADILSTAKSYPIGGERRFVFVRDFMQCTEKKVLKDNTSVKPQAGLELFLPYFENPLESTVLVLIDTQKPAGNTRFGKALSKSPNCELFVSSAPTEKEILDWIELWAKQEYKKKIEPDAIIALYQLVGNKLHELSKELEKVCGFAGKRERITRLDVKSVVKNTKEYTAFDLTNALSARDAKRTLYIAERLLQDADKDTGEIFGMISLIYGNFTILWSILRYSAKGESHADIAARLNVNRYRFNYLVKDASNYRASEMPLIFEAILDADRAVKGYSKLDAKAVFILMLKRILA, from the coding sequence ATGGCAAAACGCAGCAACAATGTATCCCCGCAGCAGGAATTTGCGCGTATTATACAAGAGCTTGATTCAGGCACCTTCAAACCGGTCTATTTTTTATGTGGGGATGAACCCTTTTTTATTGACCGGATTCAGGAAAAAATAGACAGCCTGATTCCTGAACACAGCCGCGTCTTCGACTATGAAATACTGTACGGCGCTACGCACGATCCTGCGGATATTCTGAGTACGGCAAAAAGCTACCCGATAGGCGGCGAGCGCCGGTTCGTGTTCGTACGGGATTTCATGCAGTGTACCGAGAAAAAAGTACTCAAAGATAATACGTCGGTAAAACCTCAGGCAGGACTTGAGCTTTTTCTCCCTTATTTCGAGAACCCGCTTGAGTCAACCGTGCTGGTTCTCATCGATACACAGAAACCCGCGGGAAATACCCGATTTGGCAAGGCCCTGAGTAAATCTCCAAACTGTGAACTCTTCGTTTCATCCGCGCCTACTGAAAAAGAAATACTGGACTGGATAGAATTGTGGGCAAAGCAGGAGTATAAAAAGAAAATTGAACCGGACGCCATCATTGCGCTGTATCAGCTTGTAGGCAATAAGCTACACGAACTGTCCAAAGAATTGGAAAAAGTTTGCGGTTTTGCAGGGAAGCGGGAACGCATAACCCGTCTGGATGTAAAATCTGTCGTTAAAAATACCAAGGAATACACCGCTTTCGACCTTACTAACGCCCTTTCTGCCCGCGATGCCAAACGCACCCTTTACATAGCGGAACGTTTATTGCAGGACGCAGACAAGGACACAGGTGAAATATTTGGGATGATATCGCTCATTTACGGAAATTTCACCATTCTTTGGAGCATTCTGCGCTATTCTGCAAAAGGCGAAAGCCATGCCGACATAGCAGCCCGGTTAAATGTAAACAGATACCGTTTCAATTATCTGGTGAAGGATGCCTCCAACTACCGTGCTTCAGAAATGCCCCTGATTTTCGAAGCTATTTTGGATGCTGATCGTGCTGTGAAAGGGTACAGCAAGCTCGACGCCAAAGCTGTTTTCATCCTGATGCTTAAACGTATTCTCGCCTGA
- a CDS encoding RNA polymerase sigma factor, producing MNSFREQHSARFQGLTDEQLMQQFQGGSDAAFSELMKRYEKRLFMYLFRYTRHEQDTEDIVQETFMRVYSSRNSYEEIARFSTWLYTIAGNLMRTRFKRQQRRQTVSIDQEHNHPETVFVVQLPDDNPLPDEQVYHALTAKAVQEAISRLPKEYRELLEMREMQQLTYEEIAQAVNLPLGTVKSRLNRGRLRLQKILTAYFGTEAVFAAA from the coding sequence ATGAACAGCTTCAGAGAACAGCATTCGGCACGTTTTCAGGGATTAACAGACGAACAGCTCATGCAGCAGTTTCAGGGGGGAAGCGACGCCGCTTTTTCTGAGCTTATGAAACGCTACGAAAAGCGCCTGTTTATGTATTTGTTTCGGTACACACGGCATGAGCAGGATACGGAAGATATTGTGCAGGAAACCTTTATGCGGGTGTACAGCAGCCGCAACAGCTATGAAGAGATCGCACGGTTTTCGACCTGGCTCTACACCATCGCAGGTAATCTCATGCGTACGCGTTTTAAAAGGCAACAGCGACGGCAAACGGTTTCTATTGATCAGGAGCACAACCATCCGGAGACGGTTTTTGTCGTTCAGCTTCCTGATGATAACCCGCTGCCCGATGAACAGGTCTACCATGCCCTAACCGCAAAGGCGGTGCAGGAAGCCATTTCCAGGCTGCCAAAGGAGTACAGGGAACTTCTCGAAATGCGCGAAATGCAGCAGCTCACCTACGAAGAGATCGCGCAAGCGGTAAACCTTCCGCTCGGTACCGTCAAAAGCCGCCTCAACCGCGGCCGGCTCAGGCTCCAAAAAATACTCACCGCATACTTTGGAACCGAAGCTGTATTTGCAGCTGCATGA
- a CDS encoding OstA-like protein — MFQSESKQAYAQTQVRLLFTESLRGETTELGRVRILRGNVEMETDDLHILADSVYQYLDRNFIDAFGNIQIRTENQHIWADTLRYNTLTDISRFRGRVVVEGPSARLFSQEMLYNFIFEIAEFPRQIRMEDENGTLQADRGFYFSLPDSAAFYGNVQIADATQYAEADTLYAVRSADFFKMRGNVYLEDFEERTRMRGGFSQSDSTGFRELRDHARLQRVNEARTDTTFLAADRIEVTNRDTLSTVDGFGNVEIWAERYAALSEQSTYNDQTGLFRLTGDARLWQKDLQLSGETIDIQLIDDEIESLFAFPEPVAVTPDSLTGRFNQIIGDSLRIYFDAGEISKMRVEPNSEMIIHERDENDRPEFAIQISAERLIMHFNEGNIDSLKYYRTIDGRYIPEALNPGEIRLQGFQYEPERRPAKPAEWLFPSRDPIPEEPLFPLPRRNREFLDEQDISAIEPE; from the coding sequence ATGTTTCAGAGCGAAAGCAAGCAAGCCTACGCACAGACGCAGGTTCGGCTTCTGTTTACCGAGAGTTTGCGCGGAGAGACAACGGAACTCGGACGGGTGAGGATTTTACGCGGAAATGTTGAAATGGAGACCGATGACCTGCATATTCTTGCTGACAGCGTGTATCAGTATCTCGACAGGAATTTTATCGACGCCTTCGGCAACATACAGATCAGGACCGAAAATCAGCATATCTGGGCAGACACGCTTCGCTACAACACCCTGACGGATATCAGCCGTTTTCGGGGCAGGGTTGTGGTTGAAGGTCCTTCAGCGAGGCTTTTCAGTCAGGAAATGCTGTATAATTTCATTTTTGAAATTGCTGAGTTTCCACGGCAGATCCGGATGGAGGATGAAAACGGAACCCTTCAGGCTGACCGCGGATTTTATTTCAGCCTTCCGGACAGCGCTGCGTTTTACGGAAATGTTCAGATTGCCGACGCTACGCAGTATGCGGAAGCGGACACGCTCTATGCAGTGCGTTCTGCAGATTTTTTCAAAATGCGGGGTAATGTTTATCTCGAAGATTTTGAAGAGCGAACCCGTATGCGCGGCGGTTTTAGTCAGAGCGACAGCACCGGATTCCGTGAACTGCGTGATCATGCGCGGCTACAGCGGGTCAACGAAGCGCGTACGGATACAACCTTTCTGGCTGCCGATCGCATCGAGGTAACAAACAGGGATACGCTCAGTACGGTTGATGGCTTCGGGAATGTTGAGATCTGGGCCGAGCGCTACGCTGCGCTTTCAGAACAAAGTACCTACAACGACCAAACAGGTCTTTTCCGGCTTACCGGTGACGCTCGTTTATGGCAGAAGGATCTGCAACTTTCCGGTGAGACCATCGACATTCAGCTTATTGACGATGAGATCGAATCCCTTTTTGCATTTCCCGAACCTGTTGCAGTCACCCCTGATAGCCTAACCGGACGTTTCAACCAAATCATCGGAGACTCTCTCCGTATTTATTTTGACGCCGGAGAAATTTCAAAAATGCGCGTAGAGCCCAATTCAGAGATGATTATCCATGAGCGGGATGAAAATGACCGGCCTGAATTTGCTATTCAGATTTCCGCGGAGCGTCTCATCATGCACTTTAATGAAGGAAATATTGACAGCCTTAAATATTATCGCACAATTGACGGGCGCTACATTCCTGAAGCCCTGAACCCCGGCGAAATACGGCTGCAAGGCTTTCAGTATGAACCGGAACGCAGGCCTGCTAAACCGGCTGAATGGCTCTTCCCAAGCCGTGATCCCATCCCTGAAGAACCGCTCTTTCCCTTGCCCCGTCGCAATCGTGAATTTTTAGACGAACAGGACATCTCAGCAATCGAGCCCGAATAA
- the lptC gene encoding LPS export ABC transporter periplasmic protein LptC: MDTLAEKCRLSCGQFLYFAGFFFMSFAIPACSDPDQHLQRPPNPQADTLIGMTESVNPRIEIITGERIRVVATAPRSVTRESANLNRTDLFGPPVEIVVFDTLGQMETQIFAEQASFMSRDHLFEFTGDVDVHTGENRRLRTEELTWDEIGARFSSNGFVIITTPEDSITGFGLVGNQDLSQYRLNRVTGQFRLDD; encoded by the coding sequence ATGGATACACTGGCAGAAAAATGCCGGCTTAGCTGCGGGCAGTTCCTTTATTTTGCCGGATTTTTTTTCATGAGTTTCGCCATACCCGCCTGCAGCGATCCTGATCAGCATCTGCAGCGACCGCCTAATCCGCAGGCTGATACGCTGATTGGTATGACCGAAAGCGTAAACCCGCGCATTGAGATTATCACCGGTGAACGCATCCGGGTCGTTGCCACAGCTCCCAGAAGCGTCACCCGCGAATCCGCAAACCTGAACCGGACCGACCTGTTCGGCCCGCCTGTAGAGATCGTTGTATTTGACACCCTGGGACAAATGGAAACACAGATTTTTGCGGAACAAGCGTCGTTTATGAGCCGCGATCACCTTTTTGAGTTTACCGGAGATGTGGATGTACACACCGGAGAAAACAGACGGCTGCGAACCGAAGAGCTCACCTGGGACGAAATCGGGGCCCGCTTTTCCAGCAACGGTTTCGTGATCATCACTACCCCGGAAGACAGCATCACCGGTTTCGGACTCGTTGGCAATCAGGATTTGAGTCAGTATCGTCTTAACCGCGTAACCGGTCAGTTTCGTCTTGATGATTAA
- the upp gene encoding uracil phosphoribosyltransferase: MNPAANFTEIKHPVIARDLTILRNKKTDTANFRLALSRISTILAYHALNNISLESFEVETPIQTTTGYKLGTNIVVIPILRAGLGLVDAITTFVPDARVGHLGMYRDEVTKKPVDYYVNVPDGIENALVLVVDPMLATGGSACDAISFLKSKGAREIRFICLIAAPEGVEAVQKQFPEVAVITAALDERLNENKFIVPGLGDAGDRIFGTT; the protein is encoded by the coding sequence ATGAATCCGGCAGCTAATTTCACTGAAATCAAACATCCGGTTATCGCGCGGGATCTTACCATCCTGCGCAATAAGAAAACCGATACGGCAAACTTCCGGCTTGCGTTGTCGCGTATTTCAACCATCCTGGCTTATCACGCGCTGAACAACATCTCCCTGGAAAGCTTTGAGGTTGAGACCCCTATTCAGACAACAACCGGCTACAAACTGGGCACCAACATCGTTGTCATCCCGATTCTCAGGGCCGGACTGGGCCTGGTTGACGCCATCACGACTTTCGTCCCTGACGCGCGGGTCGGTCATCTTGGGATGTATCGGGATGAAGTAACCAAAAAGCCCGTTGACTACTACGTAAACGTGCCGGACGGCATCGAAAACGCACTTGTACTGGTGGTAGACCCAATGCTTGCTACCGGTGGAAGTGCGTGCGACGCGATCAGCTTCCTGAAGTCAAAAGGTGCACGGGAAATCCGTTTTATTTGCCTGATTGCGGCACCGGAAGGCGTTGAAGCCGTGCAGAAACAATTTCCGGAAGTTGCCGTTATCACGGCCGCGCTTGATGAGCGGCTCAACGAAAACAAATTTATTGTACCCGGTTTAGGTGACGCCGGTGACCGTATATTCGGCACAACCTGA
- a CDS encoding alanine/glycine:cation symporter family protein: MDFFESVVDILEKIVWDTPSVFPMMVVLLLGFGIFITARLGFIQLRKLTHGFKVVTGQYDDPSDEGDVNHFQALSTALSATVGIGNIAGVALAIHFGGPGALVWMWVTALLGMAVKYAECTLAVHYRTKNADGSVSGGPMYYIEKGLGGNWKWMAMAFAGFTVICSFFTGNAIQANSVADVMSSTFSVPVVVTGFITASIVGVVIIGGIKRIGYVTSRLTPLMAVLYVLGALVILLLNYDKVLPSLYLIVTSAFNPVAGAFGVGSGAIMTTLVWGVKRGLFSNEAGQGSAPIAHAAAKTDEPVREGVVALLEPFIDTLIVCTMTGLVIVATGVWDTKHPESISLSEGNTSFSWVQDSPQTGRDLPQVITFDEGLPTSDVVLNRFRISVDTLFTDSAQQIPFTGEINLSTFTATAATGEQMSRLFGNAIDNGASLTARAFQVGLAPIMPWGSLLVTICVLLFAISTSISWSYYGDRGAQYLFGDGAILPFRIFYVFMNFVGAVIALELVWRLGDIALGLMTIPNLIALFALSGVVVSLTNTYFKKMDEEGDDE, from the coding sequence ATGGATTTCTTTGAATCAGTTGTAGACATCCTCGAAAAAATTGTATGGGATACCCCCAGCGTATTCCCCATGATGGTCGTTCTTCTGCTGGGATTTGGAATATTTATCACAGCCAGACTCGGTTTTATTCAACTGAGGAAGCTGACACACGGTTTCAAGGTGGTTACCGGACAGTATGATGACCCCAGTGATGAGGGCGATGTGAATCACTTTCAGGCGTTGAGCACGGCTTTGAGTGCAACCGTTGGTATCGGTAACATCGCAGGGGTAGCACTTGCCATTCATTTTGGAGGCCCCGGTGCCCTTGTTTGGATGTGGGTAACAGCACTGCTTGGTATGGCTGTTAAATATGCTGAGTGTACACTTGCTGTGCATTATCGCACCAAAAATGCAGACGGCTCGGTATCCGGCGGCCCGATGTATTATATCGAAAAAGGACTTGGCGGCAACTGGAAATGGATGGCAATGGCCTTCGCAGGATTCACAGTCATCTGTTCCTTTTTTACCGGAAATGCGATTCAGGCCAACTCTGTAGCCGACGTGATGTCGAGCACATTCTCAGTACCGGTTGTTGTTACAGGATTTATTACGGCAAGTATAGTAGGTGTCGTGATTATTGGCGGAATCAAGCGTATCGGTTACGTCACTTCCCGCCTCACTCCGCTTATGGCCGTGCTTTACGTACTTGGCGCACTTGTCATCCTGCTGCTGAATTACGACAAAGTTCTGCCCTCTCTGTATCTCATTGTTACCTCAGCTTTTAATCCTGTTGCGGGCGCGTTCGGTGTTGGTTCCGGTGCTATTATGACAACCCTGGTATGGGGCGTAAAGCGCGGACTCTTTTCAAATGAAGCGGGTCAGGGTTCTGCACCTATTGCACACGCTGCGGCTAAAACCGATGAGCCCGTTCGGGAAGGTGTTGTAGCATTGCTTGAGCCCTTTATTGATACTCTTATTGTTTGTACAATGACCGGTCTTGTAATCGTTGCGACCGGTGTTTGGGACACCAAGCACCCTGAGTCCATTTCGCTTTCTGAAGGCAATACAAGCTTCAGCTGGGTGCAGGATTCACCACAGACAGGCCGTGATCTGCCGCAGGTTATTACGTTTGATGAAGGCCTTCCCACAAGCGACGTGGTGCTGAACCGCTTCCGGATCAGCGTTGACACCTTGTTTACCGATTCTGCACAACAAATTCCCTTCACCGGCGAAATCAACCTGAGCACTTTCACCGCTACAGCTGCTACGGGCGAGCAAATGTCCCGGCTTTTTGGCAACGCAATCGATAACGGGGCTTCGCTCACCGCACGCGCGTTTCAGGTTGGCCTTGCTCCCATCATGCCTTGGGGAAGCCTGCTCGTTACCATCTGCGTGCTGCTATTTGCCATTTCAACCTCCATTAGCTGGAGCTACTATGGCGACCGAGGTGCACAGTATTTGTTCGGGGACGGCGCTATCCTGCCCTTCCGGATTTTCTATGTATTTATGAACTTTGTAGGTGCTGTCATTGCGCTGGAGCTTGTCTGGCGACTCGGAGATATCGCCCTCGGCCTGATGACCATCCCCAATCTCATAGCCTTATTTGCGCTAAGCGGGGTCGTCGTGAGCCTTACCAACACTTATTTCAAAAAGATGGATGAGGAGGGTGACGACGAATAA